Proteins co-encoded in one Salvia splendens isolate huo1 chromosome 4, SspV2, whole genome shotgun sequence genomic window:
- the LOC121799281 gene encoding uncharacterized protein LOC121799281 has translation MAIPRRSLALLVAVFSTIWLCESSSDTNRVFSPCGDAAVQRSDGFTFGIAFSSRNSFFFNTSVQLSPCDRRLGLSSSAQLAVFRPKVDEISLLTVNTSSFFPDSVGGYMVAFAGRKYAARSIPAFVANTSYIVTSFTLVHEFKKGRLQNLYWKRDGCASCSVKSNFVCLNNQDCAIRTNSCKNRGGAVDCSIGIQVAFSGTDKHESVFNSWYEVKNLRQYSLFGLYSNLKDSLTSQYNSFF, from the exons ATGGCGATTCCCAGGCGATCGCTTGCTCTGCTCGTAGCTGTATTCAGCACAATCTGGCTGTGCGAATCGAGTAGCGACACGAACCGCGTGTTCTCACCGTGCGGCGATGCGGCGGTGCAGAGATCCGATGGCTTCACCTTCGGAATCGCCTTCTCCTCCAGAAACTCCTTCTTCTTCAACACCTCTGTCCAGTTGTCTCCCTGCGACCGCCGCCTCGGGCTTTCCTCCAGCGCTCAGCTCGCGGTTTTCCGCCCGAAAGTGGATGAGATCTCGCTCCTCACAGTCAACACCTCCAGCTTCTTCCCG GATTCTGTAGGTGGTTATATGGTAGCATTTGCTGGCCGAAAGTATGCTGCAAGGTCCATTCCTGCCTTTGTTGCGAATACTTCATATATCGTGACCAGTTTCACTCTG GTTCACGAATTTAAAAAGGGGAGGCTTCAAAACTTGTACTGGAAAAGAGATGGCTGCGCTTCATGCTCAGTAAAATCGAACTTCGTCTGCCTCAACAATCAAGACTGTGCCATCAGAACTAACAGCTGCAAGAACAGAGGAGGAGCTGTAGATTGCAGCATCGGGATTCAAGTGGCGTTCTCTGGCACAGACAAGCACGAATCAGTTTTCAACTCGTGGTATGAGGTTAAGAACCTCCGTCAATATTCTCTGTTCGGCCTCTATTCCAATCTAAAGGACTCTCTCACTAGTCAATACAACAGTTTCTTCTAA
- the LOC121800444 gene encoding RING-H2 finger protein ATL70-like yields the protein MNSTTDSGGFLGSESIGGFGYGIGVSVGILLLITTITLASYYCTRNTNTHTSLPRAQRHDPVAMPGEGGLDEATLTAYPKLLYSKVKQHKDSSTAACCSICLANYKPTDMLRALPECGHFFHLRCVDPWLRLHPTCPLCRTSPLPTPLAEVVPLATRPGG from the coding sequence ATGAACTCCACGACCGACTCCGGCGGGTTCCTGGGGTCGGAGAGCATCGGCGGGTTCGGGTACGGCATCGGCGTGTCCGTCGgcatcctcctcctcatcaccACCATCACCCTCGCCTCCTATTACTGCACCCGCAACACCAACACACATACATCCCTTCCCCGGGCCCAGCGCCACGACCCTGTGGCCATGCCTGGGGAGGGCGGCCTCGACGAGGCCACCCTCACCGCATACCCGAAGCTGCTCTACTCAAAGGTAAAGCAGCACAAGGACTCTAGTACGGCCGCCTGCTGCTCGATCTGCCTCGCGAACTACAAGCCCACCGACATGCTAAGGGCTCTCCCCGAGTGCGGCCATTTCTTCCACCTCAGGTGCGTCGATCCGTGGCTGCGCCTCCACCCCACCTGCCCCCTCTGCCGCACCTCCCCGCTGCCCACGCCGCTCGCGGAGGTGGTGCCGCTCGCTACTAGACCCGGTGGATGA